The genomic interval CCACAACGATCGGATGTATTTTCTCTAACCCAGCCCAGCGTCTGTTGCTTTCAGCAACCTCCTCTGGCTGGGCTGTGGCACCTAAGCCCCTCACGGGGCATTATCAGCCGAGATCGGCTGATGGAGAATACGCCATCACTGCGGCTGCCATGATTCGGATTGTATCGAATCAGGCTGGATGGATCGATTTGGGACGCCCTGTATTCGCCTGGGCCGGCTTGAGCCGGCCCTTAAAACCATGGAACGGCAACGCTCTCCCGAACACGGTTCGGGGTAGAGGAAATCCTTTATAAATCAAAGCACGAGGTGATTGATTAAAAATAAAAAGTAAAAAAATCCCGTCTTCAACGCACGCAGCGAACATAGCCTGTACCGCCGATGCTAACCGTGTTGACGCTGCCATTACTGAAATCCACGCTCCACGCATTGGACGGGGACGGTTGATAAACAGTCGACGACCAAAAATAGTTCGCTGGCGTTCCCGGAAAAGCCGTCAGATCAATGGTGGCTCCTGAACTCACAGTCACGTCGACTAAAGTAGAAAGCTCCTTGATGGTCGGCATCCGCCAAGAGCCAGCGGCTTGACTCCCAATGACCAACTGAGCGCAATAGGCCTGCGCCGAACCGGCCGCAGCCGATGCGCTCCAAGTTCCTGTGCTATAAGCTCGCTGCCAAATAAGACCTGTCACGGTATCTTTGACCTGGGTGCTTCCGGCTGTCAGTGTCGATCCGGTTTCGTCCGTATAGCGACCCACCGGTGCACTCCCAAGCAAGCTTTGCGCCAAAAGAACCAGCATCATGGCCACGCTAAGATTTATTTTTAATGGCATCCTCATTTCCTTTTCGTTGAGGCTTCAACCAACGCACCAACGCGCGGGCTCGAATTCGCCCAAACGGAGTTGGCATTTCCAAGGCCAGAGCCACTGGCAACCCTTTTTGAAACGCTACATCCAACAGGCTTTGTAAACGCCGATACAAAACGCCCACGCGAAGCCGTCGACCTTTTCGATGATTAGGAGTGGGTAACCCCAAGCGTTCCCGATCTTGAAAGCGAGGAACTTCTGCGTAGCGACCTACCTTGACCACTAAAACACTTTTTTTGAGACCTTCCTGCAAACGATCCACCTGATCACGCCAACAAGCATCTATCTTAAAAAATGGAAAGCGCGGTTCAAAGCCCAGCGGAGACTTAAAATGAAACCGAGAAATCGTATGTTTTTGCCAAAGCCGCTTCAAGGCCGAACGACTGTCTGAGTGCACCAGGTGCCCATGATAGCTCATCCAAGTCGCTCGCAAGCGTTTAACTGCCTCCGATTGAATGGGCCAAGAGTCAAAACCTCTTAAACGTGAGCCCCGTAAAGGCTCCTCCAACTCTGCGAGGCGACGATCGGCCTGCTGTAAAACGCGGCGGCGCGAAAGAACGTAGTTAGGCCGAACGATATAGCCGACAAAGTCAACTCCCTCGCTCACCGGCCGCACAAGGGCGTCTTCATGTGCCACAAGATGCAGGCG from Myxococcaceae bacterium carries:
- a CDS encoding DUF1566 domain-containing protein — translated: MPLKINLSVAMMLVLLAQSLLGSAPVGRYTDETGSTLTAGSTQVKDTVTGLIWQRAYSTGTWSASAAAGSAQAYCAQLVIGSQAAGSWRMPTIKELSTLVDVTVSSGATIDLTAFPGTPANYFWSSTVYQPSPSNAWSVDFSNGSVNTVSIGGTGYVRCVR